In one window of Hyla sarda isolate aHylSar1 chromosome 1, aHylSar1.hap1, whole genome shotgun sequence DNA:
- the LINGO3 gene encoding leucine-rich repeat and immunoglobulin-like domain-containing nogo receptor-interacting protein 3 → MMPSKMASCWPSFLVFPLLLLCLERKTLGCPARCDCAPQIRSVICHRKRLTSIPEGIPSETKLLDLSKNRIRCLNPGELSSYPLLEEVDLSENIISVIEPGAFANLFYLQTLKLKDNQLKLIPTGVFSKLTNLTLLDISENKIVILLDYMFQDLRSLKSLEVGDNELLYISQKAFSGLVGLEQLTIEKCNLTSISPDSLSYLQGLEVLHLRHLSISSVEEQNFQKLYNLKGLEIDCWPFLEDICPTAFQGLNLTSLSITYTNLTSVPAAALRSLTYLEYLNLSYNPIRAIQRGSFRDLVRLRELHMVGASLTVVEPQSFYGLRQIRLLNVSNNLLSTLEESTFLSVNTLETLRVDANPLACDCRLLWILQRRKTLNFDGHQPVCASPAEIQGNALCDFPDSILFEYFTCQKPKIRDRKLQHIIAHEGQPVSFHCRADGEPVPLIVWVSPQRRMITSRSVGRSTVLPEGTLEIRYAQVQDSGTYICIATNAGGNDTYFATLTVKGDNSPYANRTLYLAEYNDTYHNDTHVFLKFTLDLKTILVSTAMGCITFLGVVLFCFLLLFVWSRGRGQHKNNFSVEYSFRKVDGPASVAGQGGARKFNMKMI, encoded by the coding sequence ATGATGCCTAGTAAAATGGCATCATGTTGGCCCTCCTTCTTAGTTTTCCCCCTCCTGCTACTGTGTTTAGAGAGAAAAACCCTGGGATGCCCTGCCCGTTGTGATTGTGCACCTCAGATCCGGTCGGTCATCTGCCACCGCAAACGCCTCACTTCTATTCCAGAAGGAATCCCGTCTGAAACAAAACTCTTAGACCTCAGCAAGAACCGCATACGATGCCTGAATCCTGGTGAGCTGTCCTCATACCCACTGCTTGAAGAGGTAGATCTAAGTGAAAATATTATCTCAGTAATAGAGCCAGGAGCTTTTGCCAATCTCTTTTATCTTCAGACCCTTAAATTGAAAGACAACCAACTGAAACTTATTCCAACGGGAGTGTTTAGCAAACTTACTAATCTAACATTACTGGATATCAGTGAAAATAAGATTGTCATTCTCTTAGACTATATGTTTCAGGACCTTCGTAGTTTGAAAAGCCTTGAAGTAGGAGACAATGAACTATTGTATATTTCACAGAAAGCCTTTTCTGGATTGGTAGGCCTAGAGCAACTAACAATAGAAAAATGCAATCTAACCTCTATATCCCCTGACTCACTTTCCTATTTGCAAGGTCTTGAGGTATTACATCTTCGTCACTTGAGCATCAGTTCAGTGGAGGAACAGAATTTTCAGAAACTGTACAACCTTAAAGGACTAGAAATTGATTGCTGGCCTTTTTTAGAAGACATTTGCCCAACTGCTTTCCAGGGTCTAAATCTTACTTCTCTTTCTATTACATATACCAATCTTACCTCAGTGCCAGCAGCTGCTCTAAGGAGTCTTACATACCTGGAATATCTAAATCTTTCATACAATCCTATTCGAGCCATTCAGCGAGGCTCCTTTAGGGACCTTGTCAGGCTAAGAGAGCTCCACATGGTTGGGGCTTCCCTCACTGTTGTGGAGCCTCAATCATTTTATGGCTTGAGACAGATTCGTCTACTGAATGTCTCCAATAATCTGCTTTCAACACTGGAGGAGAGTACATTCCTGTCAGTCAATACTCTAGAGACATTGCGAGTGGATGCCAACCCTCTTGCTTGTGACTGCCGTTTGCTATGGATTTTGCAGAGAAGGAAAACCCTCAATTTTGATGGGCACCAGCCTGTATGTGCTTCTCCTGCGGAAATCCAAGGCAATGCATTGTGTGACTTCCCAGACTCAATACTTTTTGAATATTTTACATGCCAAAAACCTAAAATAAGAGACAGAAAACTCCAACACATCATAGCTCATGAAGGACAGCCTGTATCATTTCATTGTCGGGCTGATGGGGAGCCTGTTCCACTCATTGTTTGGGTCTCACCACAGAGAAGGATGATCACTAGCAGAAGTGTAGGAAGGTCTACCGTGCTGCCAGAGGGTACGCTTGAGATTAGATATGCTCAGGTACAAGACAGTGGTACATATATATGTATTGCCACCAATGCAGGAGGAAATGACACTTACTTTGCAACACTAACTGTAAAAGGTGACAACTCACCATATGCTAATCGAACACTTTATCTTGCAGAATACAACGATACCTACCACAATGACACACATGTTTTCTTGAAGTTTACTTTGGACCTAAAAACAATCTTAGTGTCAACAGCCATGGGCTGTATTACCTTTTTGGGAGTGGTTCTGTTCTGCTTTCTCCTACTATTTGTATGGAGCAGAGGAAGAGGACAACACAAAAATAACTTTTCAGTTGAGTACTCTTTTCGTAAGGTTGATGGGCCTGCTTCTGTTGCAGGACAAGGTGGAGCTAGAAAGTTTAATATGAAAATGATATGA